Part of the Rhodococcus sp. OK302 genome is shown below.
ACGTCTCGGAACATACGGTCTACTTGATCGATGATCCGTGCTGGGTCAACGGCATGACCTCGATGGTCATGTATGGGAAGAGCGGCAGATTCCAGAGAATCTCGTGCAGTTCGTCAGCGGAGTCGACATCGAAGATGCTGATGTTGCTGAACTGACCCACAATTCGCCACAGGTGCACCCACTTCCCTTGCCGTTGCAGGTCTTGTGAGTACGCCTTCTCCGTAGCGACTGTTTCGGCTCGCACAGTCGGATCCAGATCGCGCGGAATATCGACGTCCATCCGTACGTGAAAGAGTGCCATGTTCTATTCCTCTAGTTCCTGGTCCAGGACTTGACGGCGTCCATGTTCAGTTCCACACCCAGGCCGGGTCCGGAGGGGAGATGCAACTGTCCTTCGGAGTACTTCAGCGGTTCCTGCAGCAGTTCCTCGCTGAAGAGCAGCGGACCGAAGAGCTCTGTTCCGAAGTTGATTCCTGGCTCGGCGCAGGCGAAGTGCAACGAGGCTGCTGTGCCGATCGGACCTTCGATGGACGTTGCACCGTGGCACGCAATCCCCGCAGCTTTCGCGATCGCGACAATCTCTCGACTACGCTGCAGCCCACCGCATTTGGTGGTTTTCAATGCAATAACGTCAGCGGCCGAGCGACGAGCGATCTCGAGTGCGTCGTGCGGCGTCTGCACGCTTTCGTCTGCCATGATCGGAATCGGTAGCAGCCTGCTCAGCTCGGCAAGTACCTCGATTTGATCTGCCGGAGTGGGCTGTTCGATCAGCTCGACGCCCCCCTCAGCCAACCGTGGCAGGTACCGCAAAGCGGTAAATCGATCCCACCGCGCGTTGACGTCGACCCGCACCCCGGCCTGACCGTCGAGAGCCTGCGCAATCTCGACGATGCGCGCGGTGTCCACTGCAGGTTCAAGCGCGCCCATCTTGAGTTTGAAGCTGAAATTCATTCGAGATTCCAGCTTTTCGTGGGCTTCATCAATGATCTCGGCCGCCGGAGCGGCACCCAGAGCCCACGTGACATCCACGCTCTGCCGAAAAGCTCCGCCGAGCAGCGTATGCACGGGCACTCCGAGACTGCGAGCCCAGGCGTCGTGCAACGCCACGTCGACGGCAGCTTTCGCAAAACGTGCGTTGGCCACAATTTTTTCGATATCGAGCATGATCGAAGTGATCTGATCGACTCGTCTACCGATCATCAACGGCGCAATGTACTTCTCGATGATGACCTGCATCGTCTCCACCGACTCACCACCCCACCACGGTCCGCCAGGTACAACTCCTTCGCCGAAACCGACTACACCGTCAGACGTACGGATAGCGACCAGGAGGAGCGGTTGCGCGGTCATCGAAGTGGTGGCGAACTTGTGCGGGCGCACAAGCGGAACGTCGAGGATGGTCGTCTCGAGGGAGACGATCGACAGGTCGGTCATCGAATCACTTTCTTTTGTTGCTGCGTTGAATCAGGCCGGGTCGAGCACGAAGTCGTAAGTAACTCGATTGATTCCGTCGACACCCGGCTTCGGGTCCAGGATCAGTTCAGGCTTGGTGGCAGTGGCAACGTCGTTCTCGATCCACTCTCCCCCGGTGAAGTACAGCTGAGTAGTGACGGTTCGCTTACCCTGTGCCTTCACCATGAGATGCAGGTGCGCCGGACGCCACGGATGCCAGCCGGCCTTCTCGATGAACCATCCGGTGGGGCCGTCAGTCGGAATCTGGTAGGGCGCAGGCTGAATCGTGGTGATCTCGAAATGCCCGTCGGCGTCCACCTCGATGGTTCCACGCAGGTTTCCGTCGGGGATGTGCGGCGCGAAGTGCGAGTAGTACCCCTCGTCGTCTGCATGCCAGAGTTCCACGGTGGCCCCCGCGAGACCCGTACCGTCGAGATCCTTGACCTGCCCTTCGAAGACGAGCTTCGATCCAACCTCGTTGTCACGCATAGGGAGTGTGCACTTGGCCGGCAAGGTCTGCGCATCGGCGACGTAGTAGGGGCCCTCGATACTGCCCTTGGTGCCATGCTGCCCACGGTAAGCAACTTCTTCGACGTTGTGCTCGACGAACACGTCCAGCCACAGCGGCCATTCGCCGAACTGTCCGACGTCGATCAGCCACTGCTTGAGCACGCGGTACTCGGGGTATGTGATGCCGTGCGTGTCGATGACCCCGGCAAGTGCCTCGAGGACATCCTTGGCGATGGCCGAAAGACGTTCGGGAGACGTGTCCGCGGAGACTCGCTCCTGCAGGAACTTGTCGGTGGCGGCATTGCCCGAACCTGCTGCAGTGGGGCTCTCGGAAGTGGTCATGTGTTCCTCCTCGGGAAGTGAATGGCTGTTACCGGGCGGGCGCCGAACTGCTGGGCTGAGTCGACCCCCAAAGTCTGGTTGTACGCTGTGCGTACATCTGTTACGCTGTGCGTACGCTTGTACTGTGCGCGCAGTCACAAGAATTGTCAAACTTTGCATTAAATCGAACTTGATAACCACTGATGAAAGGCCATCCCGTGACCGAGACCGATCGCGATTACATCCAAAGCATCGAGCGCGGTTTTGCGGTTCTCATGGCCTTCGACGAGAACCGCCCCAACCCCTCGCTCGCTGATCTGGCCACCGAAACCGGGCTGTCCAGGCCGGCGGTGAGACGCATACTCCTCACACTCCAGAAACTCGGGTACGTCACCGGAAACAACAGTCGCTGGTCCCTCACCCCGCGGGTTCTGAGTATCGGCCAGCACTACTCCGCATCACACGCCCTCACCGAAGCTGCACTGCCGCGACTCATGGAAATCGCGGAACGCACCCACGAATCAGCCTCTCTCGGCGTCCTCGACGGCGTGGACGTCGTCTACGCCGCCCGCGTACCGGTCCGACGCATCATGAGCATCAACGTGAGTGTCGGAACCCGAGTGCCGGCATACGCCACGTCGATGGGCCGCGCACTACTTGCCTGGGCGCCAACCGAAATCGTTGACAACGTCATCGCCAACTCCACGTTCGCCGCACTCACCCCCACGACGATCACCGACGAAGGTGCATTCCACACTGCACTTCGCGCCGTGCGCGAGCAGGGATACGCGCTCACCTCCGAAGAGTTGGAAGGTGGCCTGATCTCTCTCGCGGCGCCGGTCCGCGACGCGAGTGGAAGCGTCATCGGGGTAACGGCGTGCTCATCCTCGGCGGGACGGACCACCCCGGAAGCTTTCCGTATCGAAGTGGCACCTTTCCTTGTCGAAAAAGCGAACCAACTCAGCGTCGATCTGGGATATCGCGGCTGAACAAAATCCGACGAACACAACGCCCTTGGTCAGGACTAGGCATTTACCTAGTGTGACCCGGACCACACGATGCCATGGTGGATCCAGTACCGGACGCAGTCCCGTCCGGAAGGCAGGCCCAGCAGATTCCGACAGCCTTCGGTAATCGCATCTGGTCGCCTACTCGATCTGGAGGTTACCCATGACGGATATGTTGGACGCTGCCCACAGCACCAGCGAGTTCGCGAGCATCCGCGCCGTTCTCGACGACGCCCTCATCGAGGACCAGGAGACCGGCCGATACCAGGTGCGACGCAGCGTGTTCACCGACGAGCAACTGTTCGAGCTCGAGATGACCCACATCTTCGAGGGCAACTGGATCTACCTCGCCCACGAAAGCCAAATCCCCAATGTCGGTGACTATTTCACCACCTACATGGGTCGTCAACCCATCGTCATCACTCGCAACAAAGAAGGCGAACTGGGTGCGCTGATCAACGCGTGCAGCCACCGCGGCGCGATGCTCTGCCGCCGCAAGACCGACAACCGCACCACGTTCACGTGCCCGTTCCACGGCTGGACGTTCAACAACTCCGGCAAGCTACTCAAGGCCAAAGATGCTCGTACCGGCGGATATCCGGAACAGTTCAACAAGGACGGTTCCCATGACCTGACCAAGGTGGCGCGATTCGAAAGCTACCGAGGCTTCCTCTTCGGCAGTCTCAATGCCGATGTCCTCCCCCTCGAAGAGCACCTCGGCGACACCACGAAGATCATCGACATGATTGTGGACCAGTCCCCGGACGGTCTCGAGGTTCTTCGCGGCGCCTCCACCTACACCTACGACGGCAACTGGAAGCTCCAGACAGAGAACGGAGCTGACGGCTACCACGTCTCGTCGACGCACTGGAACTACGCGGCAACCACCGCCCGTCGCACGGCCGGTGAATCGGCCAACGAGACCAAAGCTATGGACGCCGGCACCTGGGGCAAGCAGGGGGGAGGATACTTCTCCTACGACTACGGCCACCTTCTCCTGTGGATGTGGTGGGGCAACCCCGAGGACCGCCCGCTGTACGAGCGCAGAGCAGAGCTCGAGGCCGAATTTGGTTCCAAGAAAGCCGAATTCATGGTCGGCGCGTCACGCAATCTCTGCCTCTATCCCAACGTGTACCTCATGGACCAGTTCAGCAGCCAGATCCGGCACTTCCGTCCGATCTCGGTCGATCAGACGGAAGTCACGATCTACTGCATAGCACCCAAGGGCGAAAGTGCAGATGCTCGCAGTAATCGCATCCGCCAGTACGAGGATTTTTTCAACGCATCAGGTATGGCCACTCCGGACGACCTCGAAGAGTTCCGCTCCTGCCAGAAGACCTATCAGGCCGGCGGCGCACCGTGGAACGATCTGAGCCGCGGTGTCACGCACCAGGTCGTCGGCCCCAACGATGTCGCGAAAGATCTTGGCATGGACCGAGTTCTCTCCAGTGGAGCCAAGACCGAAGATGAGGGCCTGTACCCGATTCAGCACGGCTATTGGCGTGACGCCATGCTCGCGGCAGTTGATGCCGAAGAAGCCGGCGCCCAGCGTACCGATTCCACCCAGACCAACTGAGGAACTCGATCATGACCACTGCAACCGACACCACGCTCACCCAGCACGCCATCGAGCAGTTCCTCTACCGCGAGTCACGCTACCTCGACGACCGCGAGTTCGAGAAGTGGATCGAGTGCTATCACCCGGATTCCGAATTCTGGATGCCGGCCTGGGCCGACGACGGTGAACTCACCACCGATCCGCAGACCGAGATTTCACTGATCTACTACCCCAACCGGGGTGGTATCGAGGATCGTGTCTTCCGAATTCGAACCGACCGTTCCAGCGCCACAAGCCTTCCCGAGCCTCGGACGGGGCACAACATCAGCAACGTCGAGATGACCTCACAGCGCGGAACCCAGGTGGACGTGCGCTTCAACTGGTTCACCCTCTACTGCCGCTACAACACTGTCGATACCTACTTCGGCACGTCGTTTTACACGATCGACTTCGCCGGCGAACAGCCGCTGATCATGAAGAAGAAGGTCGTACTCAAGAACGACTACATCCATCACGTGGTAGACGTCTACCACATCTGACCGGCACTTCTTCTTCACGAATCGAGCTGTTTTCCATGAGTTTTCAAGTTGCACTGAGTTTCGAGGACGGCATCACACGCTTCGTCGAATGCAATTCCGACGAGACCGTCGCCGACGCGTCGTACCGGGCACGAATCAATATCCCACTCGACTGCCGCGACGGAGCGTGCGGAACGTGCAAGTCCTTGTGTGAGTCAGGCAGTTTCGACGGAGGCGACTACATCGACGAGGCCCTCACTGACGACGAGGCCGAGCAGGGCTACTGTCTGCCGTGTCAGATGGTGCCCGAGTCCGATCTGGTTCTTCAGATTCCCACCACGTCCGCAGTTGCCAAGACCGCCGCCGGTTCGCATGTATCCACGATCACCGAGATAGTGCGACATTCCGATACCACCATCGGGTTTACCGTCTCTGTCGAGAACCGCAGCGATCTGGTGTTTCTGCCCGGTCAATACGTGAATATTCTTGTTCCCGGTACTGATTCGACCCGCTCGTACTCGTTCAGCACCGGCCCTACAGTCGAGGATGCGTCGTTCCTGGTCAAGATCACCCCGGGCGGGTTGATGTCGGACTACCTCAGCGAACGCGCACAGGTTGGCGACACACTCGAACTCACCGGGCCGATGGGAAGCTTCTTCCTGCGTACGCAACAACGTCCGGCCCTGTTGTTGGCCGGCGGCACCGGCCTCGCGCCTCTGCTCTCGATCCTCGAGAAGATGCGTGCCGACGGCTCCGAGTTACCTGTTCACCTGATCTACGGCGTGAGCTCCGACGCCGATCTAGTGGAGCTGGATACGCTGCACAAGTACACAGAACTGCTGCCGCAGTTCACCTTCGACTACTGCGTGGCCGATCAAGGCAGCTCTGCCCCGAACAAGGGTTACGTCACCGGGCTCATCGAACCGGCACATCTCGACGACGGCAATGTCGACGTCTACCTGTGTGGTCCGCCGCCGATGGT
Proteins encoded:
- the benB gene encoding benzoate 1,2-dioxygenase small subunit — encoded protein: MTTATDTTLTQHAIEQFLYRESRYLDDREFEKWIECYHPDSEFWMPAWADDGELTTDPQTEISLIYYPNRGGIEDRVFRIRTDRSSATSLPEPRTGHNISNVEMTSQRGTQVDVRFNWFTLYCRYNTVDTYFGTSFYTIDFAGEQPLIMKKKVVLKNDYIHHVVDVYHI
- the benC gene encoding benzoate 1,2-dioxygenase electron transfer component BenC → MSFQVALSFEDGITRFVECNSDETVADASYRARINIPLDCRDGACGTCKSLCESGSFDGGDYIDEALTDDEAEQGYCLPCQMVPESDLVLQIPTTSAVAKTAAGSHVSTITEIVRHSDTTIGFTVSVENRSDLVFLPGQYVNILVPGTDSTRSYSFSTGPTVEDASFLVKITPGGLMSDYLSERAQVGDTLELTGPMGSFFLRTQQRPALLLAGGTGLAPLLSILEKMRADGSELPVHLIYGVSSDADLVELDTLHKYTELLPQFTFDYCVADQGSSAPNKGYVTGLIEPAHLDDGNVDVYLCGPPPMVEAVRQHFKDVSITPTNFYFEKFNTAATPAPATELTEAERAAAVKAAAETGLPAVSASVATVDIGAYEIGEEHLPVAESDAQFDARMALELGAMELTIGRLTPAQLIEYRILAENSAASIERDRFTDAAAFTETNALFHDFLFRCTGNEILLQAYHRLEVTELMNRILRTADWVDEHVAEDHLHIVRAFAENDRTAARELIVAHSEHAKATMRCAIADNHLSIAQ
- the catA gene encoding catechol 1,2-dioxygenase — encoded protein: MTTSESPTAAGSGNAATDKFLQERVSADTSPERLSAIAKDVLEALAGVIDTHGITYPEYRVLKQWLIDVGQFGEWPLWLDVFVEHNVEEVAYRGQHGTKGSIEGPYYVADAQTLPAKCTLPMRDNEVGSKLVFEGQVKDLDGTGLAGATVELWHADDEGYYSHFAPHIPDGNLRGTIEVDADGHFEITTIQPAPYQIPTDGPTGWFIEKAGWHPWRPAHLHLMVKAQGKRTVTTQLYFTGGEWIENDVATATKPELILDPKPGVDGINRVTYDFVLDPA
- a CDS encoding IclR family transcriptional regulator domain-containing protein, whose protein sequence is MTETDRDYIQSIERGFAVLMAFDENRPNPSLADLATETGLSRPAVRRILLTLQKLGYVTGNNSRWSLTPRVLSIGQHYSASHALTEAALPRLMEIAERTHESASLGVLDGVDVVYAARVPVRRIMSINVSVGTRVPAYATSMGRALLAWAPTEIVDNVIANSTFAALTPTTITDEGAFHTALRAVREQGYALTSEELEGGLISLAAPVRDASGSVIGVTACSSSAGRTTPEAFRIEVAPFLVEKANQLSVDLGYRG
- a CDS encoding muconate/chloromuconate family cycloisomerase, translating into MTDLSIVSLETTILDVPLVRPHKFATTSMTAQPLLLVAIRTSDGVVGFGEGVVPGGPWWGGESVETMQVIIEKYIAPLMIGRRVDQITSIMLDIEKIVANARFAKAAVDVALHDAWARSLGVPVHTLLGGAFRQSVDVTWALGAAPAAEIIDEAHEKLESRMNFSFKLKMGALEPAVDTARIVEIAQALDGQAGVRVDVNARWDRFTALRYLPRLAEGGVELIEQPTPADQIEVLAELSRLLPIPIMADESVQTPHDALEIARRSAADVIALKTTKCGGLQRSREIVAIAKAAGIACHGATSIEGPIGTAASLHFACAEPGINFGTELFGPLLFSEELLQEPLKYSEGQLHLPSGPGLGVELNMDAVKSWTRN
- the catC gene encoding muconolactone Delta-isomerase; its protein translation is MALFHVRMDVDIPRDLDPTVRAETVATEKAYSQDLQRQGKWVHLWRIVGQFSNISIFDVDSADELHEILWNLPLFPYMTIEVMPLTQHGSSIK
- the benA gene encoding benzoate 1,2-dioxygenase large subunit; this encodes MTDMLDAAHSTSEFASIRAVLDDALIEDQETGRYQVRRSVFTDEQLFELEMTHIFEGNWIYLAHESQIPNVGDYFTTYMGRQPIVITRNKEGELGALINACSHRGAMLCRRKTDNRTTFTCPFHGWTFNNSGKLLKAKDARTGGYPEQFNKDGSHDLTKVARFESYRGFLFGSLNADVLPLEEHLGDTTKIIDMIVDQSPDGLEVLRGASTYTYDGNWKLQTENGADGYHVSSTHWNYAATTARRTAGESANETKAMDAGTWGKQGGGYFSYDYGHLLLWMWWGNPEDRPLYERRAELEAEFGSKKAEFMVGASRNLCLYPNVYLMDQFSSQIRHFRPISVDQTEVTIYCIAPKGESADARSNRIRQYEDFFNASGMATPDDLEEFRSCQKTYQAGGAPWNDLSRGVTHQVVGPNDVAKDLGMDRVLSSGAKTEDEGLYPIQHGYWRDAMLAAVDAEEAGAQRTDSTQTN